In Fusobacteriaceae bacterium, the sequence TAGGCGGCAAAATCATCCGCGAAGCGGGTCGCGCCGGATTGTTTTTTGGGGGGCAAATGGCATACAAGCAACAGAGCAAAACGCAAAGCGAATTGACAGTAGTAACAAAAACCAAAGATCTCTGTTCCTACATCATGACGATCACCCAAAAATCCCCAAAACAATTCCGCTTCACCTTCATCAGCAAACTGCAAAATTTAGCTCTTGATGCAATAGAAAACATCTACCGGGCCAATGACATTTTCATTGGTCCTGAAGCCCCTCCCGCAAACAGGGCTGAACGGCTGTCTTTTCAGCATAAGGCGCTGACTGATCTTAAGATACTCGCTTATATAGCGGAGTTATCCATGACGCAGGGATGCATCCTGATGAAACAATTTGAGCAAATAGCCAAACAAACAACAGACTGCCAGCGACTACTTGGCGCATGGATTAATAGCGACAAGAAACGATGAATACATGAATACGCGATAAAAGCCTGCGGCTGAAATGTGACCGAACACTGAGTCACAGGCTTATTCGGGGGATCCGGTTGAAACTTGGTGGTGGCTCCGGTCGCCGGGCAACAATAGTAATAATGCTGCTATCGTCAACAATGACGGGAATGTCAACATGAATGGCAACAATGTCAACAATGATAATGACAACGGCGGTGTCCGTCCCGCATTCTCTCGCTGTCAGAAACTTACCCTACGTAGGGCAGTCCGTACGGAGAGATAAAGGAACCTGGTTCCCTTTCGCCGGTCAGGCGGAAAAATAACTGTCGGCGGTTGTCTGAACGCCGCAAAATTGATAAATCATGCAATTGGCTTTCGGACATGCGGAACGGGAATTTTGTTCGGTCAAATCCCGTTCCCTGCCGATGAAAAAGGGTAAGAGAAAGCGATATGAAAACCTACGAAGAGATGTGCAAATTTGAAAATCTGTACAATGCCCACCGGGCTGCACGTCTCGGAAAGCGGGGAAAGACAGAGGTTATCAAGTTTGAGATGAACATTGCTTGGAACATCTATACCTTGCAGGAACAATTGATCAACCGGACTTGGAAACCGCT encodes:
- a CDS encoding four helix bundle protein codes for the protein MSRSDAIAAVGGKIIREAGRAGLFFGGQMAYKQQSKTQSELTVVTKTKDLCSYIMTITQKSPKQFRFTFISKLQNLALDAIENIYRANDIFIGPEAPPANRAERLSFQHKALTDLKILAYIAELSMTQGCILMKQFEQIAKQTTDCQRLLGAWINSDKKR